The Treponema primitia ZAS-1 genomic interval AGGAACGCTAAGGCCCAAATCATATAGGTATTTGCATATTTCGGCAGCCCCTTAAGGCCCAGGGCGCCGTTGGTTACTGATTGAAGGTTGGTGAGCACCACCCGGATTATCTCAGAGAAGCCCAGGGTGGCGATGGCCAGATAGTCATCCCGGAGCCGCAGTACCGGTGTGCCGATGAGGAAACCCGCCAGGGCTGCCGTAAGGCCGGCGATGATAAGGGCGGGGATAAAGGGAAGCTCCACATTCGCCAGGATGGGAACGATGGGGGTCATAAAATAATTCATGCTTTTCTGGGCAGGACTCATGGTAAGGAGGGCGCTTACATAGGCGCCAATGGCCATGAAACCCGAATGGCCCAGGGAAAAAAGTCCGGTAAAGCCGTTAAGCAGATTGAGGGAGAGCGCAAGAATAATGTAGATTCCGCAGAGATTGAAGATCCTTCGGGAAAAAGAATTAAATACCCTGTCCGCCAGAATGATAAAGCCGACAACCAGGATGAGGGCGATGATACTTACGGTACGGTTTTGCTTTTTGTCCAGGATCATCCGCCGCTCCCTATACCTTTTCTACCTGGTTTCTGCCCAGGAGACCCGAGGGCTTTACCATGAGCACAAAGATAAGTAACACAAAGGCAAAGGCGTCCCGGTAGCCCGTAAGGGTGGGGAGGAAGGCGATGATCATGATCTCGATAAAGCCCAGGAGGAGACCCCCCAGGACGGCTCCGGAGATATTGCCGATTCCGCCGATAACCGCGGCGATAAAACATTTGAGCCCGGGAATCATCCCCATGGTGGGGTTAAGCTGAGGGTACTTGACGGCCCACATGACCCCGCCGATGGCGGCTAATACCGAACCGGCGCCGAAGGTGAACGAGACGATCCGGTTTACATCAATGCCCATAAGCCGTGCTGCGGACAGATCCGTGGAAACCGCCCGCATGGCCATGCCGGTCTTTGTTTTGAGTACGATGATAAGCAGTATCGTGAGTAATGCTGCGGTAAGTACCGGGATAAAGAGGCTGATGTAGGCCACAGAAACACTGCCGATGTGGGCAACATGGTTAAAAAGCTCCGGTACCGGGAAGCCCTTGGGCCGCCCGCCGAAGATTACCGTGGCCAGGTTTTCCAGCAGGAAGGATGCGCCGATGGCGCTTATCATAATGGAAATCTTGGGGGAATTCCGCAGGGGTTTGTAGGCCACCCGTTCCAGGCCTATGCCGAAGATCCCCGTGAGTCCGAAGGCTACAATAAAGCCGACCCACCAGGGCATGAAAAAGACCGTAACCGCGTAAAAGGCGATATAGCCGCCGAGCATAAACACATCGCCATGGGCAAAGTTGATGAGCCGGAGTATACCGTACACCATGGTGTAGCCGATGGCGATGAGGGCGTAGAGACTGCCCAGGGACAGGGCGTTGGAAATATGCTGCAGAAACACATCAAAGTTCATGAGCCCTGTCCTTTTCTACGATCTAGGGATTAATAATGGTCTGGAACGCGAATTTTCCGCCCTTAACAACCTTGAGGAATGCGCTCTTCGTGGCATCCCCGTTGGCGTCCAAGGTAACGGTCCCGGCGGCGCCTACGAAGCCCTGGGTTTTCGCAATAGCGTTCCGGATAGCTTCCGGGTCTACGGAACCAGCGCGTTTGATAGCGTCCAGGGCAACCAGATAGCCGTCATAGCCCAGTGCGGTTACCGCAGCGGGATCCTTGTTGTACCGGGCGCGGTATTCCTTCAGGAAGGATTCCGCCACCGGGGAAGCGGCATATTCGGAGCTGAAGAAGGAGGAAAATACCGCCCCTTCAACATATTCCCGGCCCACGTCTATGAATTCCGGTGTCTCCCAGGTATCACCGCCGATAAAGGGAGCCGTGATGCCCAGGGATCGGGCTTGTTGGATTACCAGAGCGGATTCGGTATAGTTGCCCGGTGCAAAAATAACATCCGGGTTTAGTGAGCGGATGCTGGTAAGCTGGGCGCTGAAGTCCTGATCCCCGGTGGTATAGTTCACCGTAGCCAATATGGCGTTGGGGTTTCCGGTACGGGCCTTGAAGTTATCCACAAAGAATTTTGCCAGACCAACCGAGTAGTCATTCGACACTTCCTGAACAATAACGGCGGTTTTGGCTTTAAGGTCGTTAATCGCGTAGTTGGACATGACCGTTCCCTGGAAAGGATCAATAAAACACACCCGGAAGTAATAATCGTTCCCCGCAGTAACCAGGACATTGGTACAGGAAAGGCCGATTGCCGGTATATGCGCGTCCTTTACGATTTCCCCGCCGGCTATGGACGCCGAAGAACCCCAGGAACCCAGGATCACCTGAACCTTGTCCAGGTCGATGAGCCGCTGAACCGCGTTGGCGGCATCAACCTTGTCGGATTTGTTATCCGCAATGACCAGTTCCACCTTATAGGTCTTTCCGCTAACCTCAACCGTTGGGAACAGTTCATTGGCAAGCCGAATACCTTCGACCTCCATGGCGCCCCCCGCAGCGTATGCCCCGGTCAGGGGTTCAAAAACCCCGATTTTGATCACGTCTTCCGCAGTTCCGGCTTCCTTTCCGCCCCCGGCAAATACCGGCAGGGCCAGGAGCGCCATAAGCGGAACCAGACATAGTACCTTTGCAGCGTTTTTCATAACTTCCTCCTTAATATGGAAAATACTCATCAGATTGCATCATTATGCAATATATTATGCCCCATTACAAGTGAATGTATTCTAAATAAGCCTTTATTGCCCGTCTGGTTGAATCAAAAGCCAACTCCTCCGGTTTAACGTCCCCGGGCTTAACTAAGCGAAGCCCGCCAATCTCTTTCTCCTCCAGCTTGAAATCCCCGGGGTTGAGGCCCGGAACGGTGATGGAAAAAAAAAGATCGCAGGTATTGTAGGTGATGTTTTTATAGGGGTATATGTTGGGGAACGAAGCAAAGAGAGTGAAATTCGGCCCCGGGTCCCAGCCAAGCTCTTCCCGGCATTCCCGGCGCAGGCCCTCAAAGGCGCCCTCCCCGGGGTCCACAAAGCCGCCGGGCAAATCCAGTTTTCCCCTGGCGGGATCCTTGGCCCGAACCAGGAGGATAATTTCTTCTCCCGTACTAATGACGCAGCCCGTGGCGGCGGCGGTATTGTGGTAATATGAAAATCCACAGTCAGGGCAGTGGAATTTTTTGTTATCTTCAAATCGAATATTTTGGGAACCACAGGATGGGCAAAATTTAAACATACTAACCTCGTTGAATAGGATTTTTCCCTATTGTATAATAATAACCATGATTTGTGAATGTTCCCTAACGGTTCGTACCTACGAATGTGACAGCTATGGCCATGTGAACAACGCCAACTATCTCAACTACCTGGAATACGCCCGGTACCAGCTGCTTAAGGACGTGGGCTTCGATTACCCCACGGCGATAAAGGCCGGTTACGGGGTCTATGTGGCCAAGGTCATCATCGAATACAAAAAGCCCGCCCTAGCGGAGGACGAGCTCCTCATCAAATCCTGGCCCATCAAGAAGGGCGCGGTAAGCGGCATTATCGCCCAGCGCATACTCCGGGGCGAGGACATCATCGCCGAGGCAGAGGTTACCTGGGCCTTCGTAGATTCCCGGGGCGTGCCCGCCAAGATCCCCCCGGAGTGGGATATGCCGGGGCTCAAACCGGATTCAGCGTAGGGACAGCAGGCGTCCTCCATGGTTTCTCTATCTTCGTGGTTACTTCACGGTAAAAGCGGTATCAGCCAAGCTGCGGACGGCGGCGCTGAGTTCCCAGGCGGAGAGCTTGGGGAGCGGGATGGGACGCTGCCATACGGAAGCGCCCCGGCCGGCGTCGTAGAGTTCACAGCGGAGCTCGTCGGCGCCGATGGTGACGGTCAGGCGGAAACGGGGTGGAATGCCATTGGCGCCTTCGCTTAGGGGAGCCGGTTGGATGCCCGCCTTGGGGAGCAGCCTGCGGAGGGACCGTTCTATGCGGCGGGTTTCTGCGGCAGGCCTGCCGCCGTCGGAACCGAAGGGGTCGATGATAAGTTCCACCGGGAGTTTAATGCCCTGCTGACGGAGGGCGCCGCGGTTCAGGGCGTAGAGCCGTTCGGCGCTGTCCTGCCGTTCGTCACGGCGGGAAGCGCCCTTGGCTAGCAGGGCAAGTTCGGTATAAGTATCGGCTATCATATCCCGTTCCCATATTGGGTCATAGGCATCGATGGTCCGGCGGAGGAGTTCCCGGTCCTTAAAGAGGGCCCCCGCTTCGCCATCGTAGGAATTGGCTGCCTGGGGGATCAGGGGCGTCTCAAAATCCCGGGCCATGGTGAGATACACATTTGCCCGCCGGGGGTAGGGCTCAAAGGCGTTGTAGTACTGGATTAGGGCATCCAGACGGAGTTCTCCTGACGCCGGCGTTTCCGCCCCATAGGCTTGGGCAGAGAGGAGACTGTACTTCCGGAAGAGATGGCGGTGGACTGCGGACTTAAACCGGTAGTATTGCAGCCGGACGAAGCTATTGAGACGATCCCTAAGACCGCTGTAGGGGCTCAGGGCTTGGGTTTCCGCCAGCCCGGAATAGGTGTGCCAGAGGATTTGGTGGAGATCCCGTTTATACCGGTCCGGATCGATGCCGTAGTTCATCATCCATGACAGGTCCTGTGCCTTAAGGCTGTCTTCGGCATAGAGCCGGGCTTCCTCAAGCCGGCCGGCGATTTGGAAAGCCTGGGCCATATTGATCTTGGACAAAGGGGAGTTGTCGATTTCGTAGGCTTCCTGGTAGTCCGCAAAGGTCCGGGGAAAATCCAACCGGTGGAGGTATAGTTCCCCCCGGGCCAGCCATCCGGAGGAGCGGTTCTGGGAGGCCAGGGAAGCGTTGGTTCGTTCCAGGGACTCGGGGAAATGGTAGAACCGGGCTTCCAGGAGGGATAGATTGTAATGGGCCACCGAAGCAAAGGCCCGGTCCCCCCAATTTTCTCCTCCCTCAATTGCTTCCAAATACCATTTTTTCGCGTCCTCGTACCGGAACATTTCGGAATAGATGGTACCCAGGGTCATGGCGAAATCGGGGCTCGGACCGAACCGGTTCTGGGCATCCAGGAGGAGCCGTTCCCCTTCACCCAGCCGATGGAGCTTGTAGTACATCCACGCCAGGTTGCCTATGGCGTCCAGGTTGTCCGAGGATATGGTTAAAAGCCGTTCCAGGTACTCCACGGCTGCGGCGTTTTCGTTCAGATACCCCGCGGTAAGGGCCATCTCGTGCAGAAGATCCGGGTCGTAGGGTGTCAGGGTTTCCGCTTTCTGGAAGATCTCCCATGCGAGTCCGTAGAGCTTGCGGCTTTCGTAGAGCCGCCCCAGGGCCCAGGGGAATCGGAATTCCAGGGGAAATTGTTCTAGCCCCTGGGTGTATAGCTCGATAGCCCGCTCCCAGAATTCAGCCTGCTGGGCATCCTGGGCTTGGTTGTAAAGCTGGGTGGATTCGGTACTTTCGATCCGGGGCTGGTCATCCTGGGCTCGTGCCGTATCCCCGCTTAGGGGGATTAACAGGACCACAAGAAGCAGCGCCAAATAATGCCTGGCACTCCTTGCGGCCATAGCCAGGGGCGGCAGGAGCCAGCCGAGGATACGCCGGCAGCGGGGTACCTGTTTCCGGTAGTTTGCCGAGAATAGGCGGTACTGCCCGTCCAGGGTTTTCCATTGTTCTGCGGTATATTCCGGGGCGTAACGGGCGGCGGCTATGCCCTGGTAAAGATCCCGGATACCCGGGAAGGAAGGTTCCATATCCCGGGTCCACTCGGCCTCTCCCCTTGTCCGGGTATCCCGTTTATAGCCCGCCAGACGGAGCCTGCGGAGAGCGTGTGCCCAGAGTAGGGCCGCTTTTTTCCGGGGCTTCCGCGCCAGCTTTGAAAGCCAGAGGAAACCGGTACGTATGCTTAAGAAGATGATACACACCAGGGTGATCACCAGGGGCAGCCAATAGTTTCGGAGGAAGGAACGGACATTCCGGCCCAGTGTGCCCAGGACGGTGGTGGGGGAATTATCGTCGGCGCCTTCCTTGGGATTCAGGTGGGAACGGTTTTCCAGGATTTCCCGCATAAGCCGTTCAAACAGATCCTGGGGTACCCCGGAGGAAAAGCGGAATTCCTCGTCCTCCGCTAAGTTTTCCGTGGTGGGATCGTATTCAATCCAGCCGTATCCGGGGTAGCGGACCTCCACCCAGGCGTGGGCCATATCGGACCGGACCGGATAATAGTTAAAAGTATCTAAAGAGGGATCGATAAAAAAGCCCGCAGCGATCCGGGCGGGAATGCCCAGGGAGCGCAGGAGCATGGTAAAGGCAAAGGCGTAGTAGGAGCAGTAACCCCTTTTGGTCTCAAAGAGAAAATAACCAAGCTGATCGCCGTCCGGGGCAATCCCCGGTTTTAAGCTATAACGGTAATCGCCGTATTTCAGGGTCTCATATATAACTTGAATCTTTTCCCAGTTGGATGCAAAACCCTGGGTAAGCTCCCGGGCATATTCGGCGATCCTTTCGTTTTCGCCATACTCGGTATAGTAGGCGTACTCTTCCGGGCTTAGTTCCAGACTTTCCCACGAAAGTTCCTCCGGCATGGCATCCGCCAACTCGAAGGGCAATACTTCGCTGGCCTGGCTTTGAACGGCATAGGCGGAACTGAAGGAAGAGGCGTCCCAGCTGTCAAAGGGAACAATTTCCACGGGCTCCTTTAAGGCGATCAGGGCGGAGGAATCGAAGTTAACCAGAAAATATTCCTGGTTGGTAAGGCGAAAATTTTCTATGGGCTCCGCTTCCAGAGTGGTACGCCGGTCCGGCAGCCGCTGGGGCTGGGCGGCCTCGTCAATTGTTTCATGGCGGTAGAATCCCTGTTTGGGGTTGTAGCCGGAAAGTACGTAACGCCTCAGGTAAATATGATCATCCTCGGGATCCTTGCGGACGATAAAGACCAGATCGTCGTTCATGCTGATTTCACTTTCCAACCGCAGTACCTGGGAAAAATCGAAGTGGAACATGTTCGGTTCCAGGAGCCCCCCTCCTTTGTCCACCGCCCCTTCCTGGGAAGGCCGGATCAGGAGCATCCCCCCAAGGACAACCAGGATAAACAGGGTCAGTCCGCCCAGTATCCCTTCCCGTTTTTTCAGCCGGTACTCCGGGGGCAGGGAGAGCATAAACGCAAGGATCTGCAGGAAGATGATGAGGGAAAAAACGGCTATCATCAGCACCGGCCAGCGGTAAGCGGGTAGATCCGAGCTGCGGACTATGGAGTAAAGTACCAGGAGGAGCACGTCCGCGGCGATAATATCGGCCCGCAAAAAACGGCGGGACCGGGCGGCAAAGTAGGTAGAAAAGGCTGCCCAGTAGAAGGGAAGCAGGAAGACAAAGCGGTTCCGATCCAGGTTGAGGAGCAGGGAATCCAGGGTGATGGCAACACCGGGTATAAAGAACCGGGGTAAGGCGATACCTGCCCGGGCCGCCCAGGGTATGAGAAATAGGATCAGGGCGCCAAAAAAGGTGACTGTCACCTTTTTTGTGAGATATAGCGCACTAAGGAAGGCGAAGATTAGGGTGGCGGCGTAAACTGCGGTGTCCGCCAGATCGGCGGCCAGAAGCCGGAACTGCCAGAGTATAGCGAAGAGGGCTACGGACCTGAGAAGGAGGGCGATTAGACGTTGAAACTTTGCAGATTGATCGGGCATCGCCATTTTTAGAGCGTAGCATAAATAAGGCGTCTTGCAAACGTGGAACGTCCTAAATGGCGTATAGACTCAGGCGGGAAAATACGCAATACTCATGGGAGAAAAAGTGAGGAGAAATGGTATGGAAAACAATACGGGACCGGGAAAGAAGGAAACCTACACCTACGAAGAAGTCCGGAGTATGATAGCAAGCGCCATTATGGACAGGGCTAAATATCTGGCTGCTTTTTATAAGGTGATGCCCAGGGATGAATTTGATAAATGGGCAAAGAAAGCCCTTTGGGGTTATGGAGAGAGGAAGGTTGCACGAACCAAAGGCGAACATGGGAAGGTAAAAACCTTTTCCGACATCATGCTTGCCATTAACGGCGTAAATAATACCTGCGCCGGTACTAACACCGTAGAATTGATCAACGAAGAAAAGGCGGTGATCCATTTTAATCACAAATGCGCTATGGTACAGGGTTGGGAAGACATGGGCTTGGCCAAGGATGAGGTGAAATATCTCTGTGACATCGCCTGTTATGGAGATTATGCTCACGCCGATGGCCTGGGACTAAAGTGTTCCTTCTCCTATACCAGTGCCGATGGCGCCCACGAATTATGTGAACTGGTAGTCGAAAAGAAGTAGATTAAAACGTCATTCATAAACAGGAGGAGTTTAAAATGAAAAGACGAATTGTGATGGTACTAATGGCAATAATGGCTTCAGCTATGGTATTTGCCGGAGGACAACAGGGTGGTTCCAAAGCTGCGGACACGATTAAAATTGCCGTAGCTATGCCCATGACCGGCGATTATGCCGAATATGGTCAGAGCGCCTGGATTGCCGCTCAGATTATGGTGGAGAAGTACAATAAAGCGGGTGGAATTTTGGGAAAACAAATTGAATTGGTTCAGTTTGACGATCGTAATTCCCCGGAAGAGGCTTCTTCTATCGCCCAAAAAATTGTAAGCGATAAGGCGATCATCGGGGTTATGGGCCATTTCGCTTCCGGGGTCAGTATGACTGTTTCTCCGGTCTATGAGGAAAATAAGGTTATTCAGATTTCTGCTACCGCCTCTCACCCGGATTATTCCAAGGCGGGCAAGTATATTTTCAGAAATAACGCGGTGTTTACCCAGGAAGTAGCCCCCATGGTTGATATCCTCGCCAATGATATCAATGTAAAGAAGGTGGGGATTATCGCCATTAAGACCGACTGGGGTTCTTCCGCTGGTCCCCTTACGGCGCAGCTGGTTCAGGAAACGGGCAAGCTTGAATTGGTGGGGCTTGAGTACGTGCAGGAAACCTCAGATGATCACCGTCCGGCAATCAGTAAGATGATCAGCGCCGGCGCCGAGGCGGTACTTGGGTTGGGGCAGTATAGCCTCTATTCTCCACT includes:
- a CDS encoding ABC transporter substrate-binding protein, encoding MKRRIVMVLMAIMASAMVFAGGQQGGSKAADTIKIAVAMPMTGDYAEYGQSAWIAAQIMVEKYNKAGGILGKQIELVQFDDRNSPEEASSIAQKIVSDKAIIGVMGHFASGVSMTVSPVYEENKVIQISATASHPDYSKAGKYIFRNNAVFTQEVAPMVDILANDINVKKVGIIAIKTDWGSSAGPLTAQLVQETGKLELVGLEYVQETSDDHRPAISKMISAGAEAVLGLGQYSLYSPLARQYREMDPNIILLGGAGAFSKQLIDLAGPAVEGLYMSVSFFPGSNDPDVKYFVDEFNKRYGMEPSSLTAQAYDSIGVFCEAIKAAGTLDREKVRDAVNAIDYPGVTGRTTFDQGGDAAKVFQKVVVRNGAFVQYKK
- a CDS encoding transglutaminase domain-containing protein; the protein is MPDQSAKFQRLIALLLRSVALFAILWQFRLLAADLADTAVYAATLIFAFLSALYLTKKVTVTFFGALILFLIPWAARAGIALPRFFIPGVAITLDSLLLNLDRNRFVFLLPFYWAAFSTYFAARSRRFLRADIIAADVLLLVLYSIVRSSDLPAYRWPVLMIAVFSLIIFLQILAFMLSLPPEYRLKKREGILGGLTLFILVVLGGMLLIRPSQEGAVDKGGGLLEPNMFHFDFSQVLRLESEISMNDDLVFIVRKDPEDDHIYLRRYVLSGYNPKQGFYRHETIDEAAQPQRLPDRRTTLEAEPIENFRLTNQEYFLVNFDSSALIALKEPVEIVPFDSWDASSFSSAYAVQSQASEVLPFELADAMPEELSWESLELSPEEYAYYTEYGENERIAEYARELTQGFASNWEKIQVIYETLKYGDYRYSLKPGIAPDGDQLGYFLFETKRGYCSYYAFAFTMLLRSLGIPARIAAGFFIDPSLDTFNYYPVRSDMAHAWVEVRYPGYGWIEYDPTTENLAEDEEFRFSSGVPQDLFERLMREILENRSHLNPKEGADDNSPTTVLGTLGRNVRSFLRNYWLPLVITLVCIIFLSIRTGFLWLSKLARKPRKKAALLWAHALRRLRLAGYKRDTRTRGEAEWTRDMEPSFPGIRDLYQGIAAARYAPEYTAEQWKTLDGQYRLFSANYRKQVPRCRRILGWLLPPLAMAARSARHYLALLLVVLLIPLSGDTARAQDDQPRIESTESTQLYNQAQDAQQAEFWERAIELYTQGLEQFPLEFRFPWALGRLYESRKLYGLAWEIFQKAETLTPYDPDLLHEMALTAGYLNENAAAVEYLERLLTISSDNLDAIGNLAWMYYKLHRLGEGERLLLDAQNRFGPSPDFAMTLGTIYSEMFRYEDAKKWYLEAIEGGENWGDRAFASVAHYNLSLLEARFYHFPESLERTNASLASQNRSSGWLARGELYLHRLDFPRTFADYQEAYEIDNSPLSKINMAQAFQIAGRLEEARLYAEDSLKAQDLSWMMNYGIDPDRYKRDLHQILWHTYSGLAETQALSPYSGLRDRLNSFVRLQYYRFKSAVHRHLFRKYSLLSAQAYGAETPASGELRLDALIQYYNAFEPYPRRANVYLTMARDFETPLIPQAANSYDGEAGALFKDRELLRRTIDAYDPIWERDMIADTYTELALLAKGASRRDERQDSAERLYALNRGALRQQGIKLPVELIIDPFGSDGGRPAAETRRIERSLRRLLPKAGIQPAPLSEGANGIPPRFRLTVTIGADELRCELYDAGRGASVWQRPIPLPKLSAWELSAAVRSLADTAFTVK
- a CDS encoding branched-chain amino acid ABC transporter permease, with protein sequence MILDKKQNRTVSIIALILVVGFIILADRVFNSFSRRIFNLCGIYIILALSLNLLNGFTGLFSLGHSGFMAIGAYVSALLTMSPAQKSMNYFMTPIVPILANVELPFIPALIIAGLTAALAGFLIGTPVLRLRDDYLAIATLGFSEIIRVVLTNLQSVTNGALGLKGLPKYANTYMIWALAFLTVIFMIALINSAFGRACKAVRDNEIAAQAMGIHVARVKILSFTISSFIAGIGGALLGHLMNTIDPKMFTFSLTYNILLIVVLGGNGSITGSVIAALIVTISMEALRFLDGPLNLLFFRTQGLPGLRMVVFSALLLLVVIYRQEGLMGKKEFSWNRILDTGPIKKLLGRGGA
- a CDS encoding NUDIX domain-containing protein yields the protein MFKFCPSCGSQNIRFEDNKKFHCPDCGFSYYHNTAAATGCVISTGEEIILLVRAKDPARGKLDLPGGFVDPGEGAFEGLRRECREELGWDPGPNFTLFASFPNIYPYKNITYNTCDLFFSITVPGLNPGDFKLEEKEIGGLRLVKPGDVKPEELAFDSTRRAIKAYLEYIHL
- a CDS encoding acyl-CoA thioesterase; protein product: MICECSLTVRTYECDSYGHVNNANYLNYLEYARYQLLKDVGFDYPTAIKAGYGVYVAKVIIEYKKPALAEDELLIKSWPIKKGAVSGIIAQRILRGEDIIAEAEVTWAFVDSRGVPAKIPPEWDMPGLKPDSA
- a CDS encoding branched-chain amino acid ABC transporter permease — encoded protein: MNFDVFLQHISNALSLGSLYALIAIGYTMVYGILRLINFAHGDVFMLGGYIAFYAVTVFFMPWWVGFIVAFGLTGIFGIGLERVAYKPLRNSPKISIMISAIGASFLLENLATVIFGGRPKGFPVPELFNHVAHIGSVSVAYISLFIPVLTAALLTILLIIVLKTKTGMAMRAVSTDLSAARLMGIDVNRIVSFTFGAGSVLAAIGGVMWAVKYPQLNPTMGMIPGLKCFIAAVIGGIGNISGAVLGGLLLGFIEIMIIAFLPTLTGYRDAFAFVLLIFVLMVKPSGLLGRNQVEKV
- a CDS encoding ABC transporter substrate-binding protein encodes the protein MKNAAKVLCLVPLMALLALPVFAGGGKEAGTAEDVIKIGVFEPLTGAYAAGGAMEVEGIRLANELFPTVEVSGKTYKVELVIADNKSDKVDAANAVQRLIDLDKVQVILGSWGSSASIAGGEIVKDAHIPAIGLSCTNVLVTAGNDYYFRVCFIDPFQGTVMSNYAINDLKAKTAVIVQEVSNDYSVGLAKFFVDNFKARTGNPNAILATVNYTTGDQDFSAQLTSIRSLNPDVIFAPGNYTESALVIQQARSLGITAPFIGGDTWETPEFIDVGREYVEGAVFSSFFSSEYAASPVAESFLKEYRARYNKDPAAVTALGYDGYLVALDAIKRAGSVDPEAIRNAIAKTQGFVGAAGTVTLDANGDATKSAFLKVVKGGKFAFQTIINP
- a CDS encoding L-2-amino-thiazoline-4-carboxylic acid hydrolase, which encodes MENNTGPGKKETYTYEEVRSMIASAIMDRAKYLAAFYKVMPRDEFDKWAKKALWGYGERKVARTKGEHGKVKTFSDIMLAINGVNNTCAGTNTVELINEEKAVIHFNHKCAMVQGWEDMGLAKDEVKYLCDIACYGDYAHADGLGLKCSFSYTSADGAHELCELVVEKK